The Primulina tabacum isolate GXHZ01 chromosome 10, ASM2559414v2, whole genome shotgun sequence region ATGCTAATCGGTAGGCTAAGGTTCCTACCTTCTCcagtatctcgaacggtcccacaTATCTTGGGTTCAActttccggatttactgaaccgaaccaCTCCTTTAATGGGAGAGACTTTGACGTAATCTTTTTCACCAATCTCTAgttctaacggtcttcttctCATATCAGCCTAGCTCTTTTGTCTATCTTGGGCTGCCTTGAGTCTTTCTTTGATTACAGCTACTTTGTCAACGGTTATTTGAACAAGTTCTGGTCCgtaacagctttttctccgacttcgtcccaatatagaggcgatctacactttctaccatacaaagcttcatacggagccatctcgatgctactgtgatagctgttgttataggcgaattctatcagaggtaactgttcactccaatttccagaaaaatctagtgcacatgccctcagcatatcctcgagggtttgaattgtccattcggtttggccatcagtttgaggatgataggccgtgctgagagtaACTTTGGTCCCCATAGCCTTTTGgtaacttttccaaaatcttgatacaaatcttggatctctgttaGACAGTATACTTGTCGGGACTTGGtgtagcctcactatgttgtccatatacaGGGTAGCGAGCTTATCCATGTTGAAAGTCATCCGCACcggtaagaaatgtgccgacttagtcAATCTGTCAACGATTACCCAAATTCCATCATGACCTTGTCTTGATTTTGGTAGCCCgactacaaagtccatggagatactATCCCTCTTCCATGTTGGTATTTCCAATGGCTGTAAAAGTCCTCCAGGCCGTTGACGCTCTGCCATGACTTGTTGATAGGTTaggcacttggaaacaaatacagccacgtctttcttcattccgttccaccaatatttatttttcagatctctatacattttggtactccctggatgtaccgaaaatctcgatttatgtTCCTCGGCCATTACCTCTTCTCGAATTCCATCGACGTTTGGCACaaacaatcgtcctttcatccagagtatcccattttcatcaatttgaaattctgaaacttttccttcttggatttgttccttaattttaaggatggaggtgtcttgactctgcttcaatttgatggtctctcggagACCTAGTTACACTAATAGTGAAGATAAGTTCACCTTCCCAGGGTTCCTCCGGCTTAACGCATCTGCCACTTTATTttccttacccggatggtaattgattgacaaatcatagtccttgagaagttccatccaccttctttgcctcatgtttaattccttttgggtgaaaatgtacttgaggctctggtgatcagtaaaaacttcgcattttactctataaaggtagtgcctctagattttaagcgcaaatactactgcggctaactccaagtcatgagtggggtaattctgctcatatggttttagttgccgtgaggcataagcaattacctgaccctcttgcataagcacacaccctaatcctccctttgaagcgtcGCTGTATATAGTGAAATTATTACCATCCTCGGGAAGAACTagtactggtgtggatgcgagtttcaTCTTCAGAGTTTCAAAACTTCTTTCACACGCTTCATCccaaataaatttcgaatttttctaagtttggtgagtggaatagctatcgaagaaaatccctccacaaattttctatagtagccagctaaacccagaaaactccttacttcagtcactgtctttggttgtggccaattcttgattgcctccaccttcttagggtctactgacactcctaattcagaaattatatggcctaggaacgccacactttttaaccaaaattcacatttcttgaatttggcgtatagtTCTTTTTCCCATagtgtctgcaaagtgagacgcagatgttctctgtgttcttcttcacttggtgagtatacaaggatatcatctatgaagacaaCCACCAACTTGTAGAGGtatggtttgaatacccgattcatcaggtccatgaatgctgcaggtgCATTTGTgaggccaaaaggcattactatgaattcgtaatgtccatatctcgTCCTGAACGCAGTTTTAGGGATATCTTCAGCTTTgaacttcaactgatggtaaccagatctcagatctagttttgagaagaccttggctccctttaactgatcgaaaaaatcatctattcttgggagtgggtacttattctttatggtgatcttgttcaattcccggtagtcaatacatagcctcatgcttccgtcctttttctttacaaaaagcactggggctccccacggggatgcGCTAGGGCGGACATGTTTCTTGTCTAGTAATTCTTGAAGTTATTCCTTTAACTCCTTCAAttctgctggagccattcggtatggtgcctttgatatgggtgcagcaccagggaccaaattgatttcaaattctacttccctATCAGGTATCTCGCCTGGTAATTCCTCAGGAAAAacatctggaaattcttgaacaattggaatatcttccAATTTTGGAACCTCTTCTACTTTGATCTCATCGATCATTGCCAGATAAATTTCTTCTCCTCCTTTTATGGCCTTCCAGActtgtgaggcagataacagagattttctttctttgaattttccGTGATATACGACTTCCCCTTTAGCCGGAATTTGAagtctaatatctttcttttgacagtctactatggcatggtttctagctaaccagtccattccaaggataatgtcaaactcaatcatattgagttgaattaattccacttcaaaagtttgttcgctgatacaaattttacagtttcgatacactttgtgggtttcaattgttttgctgACAGGTGTTGCTACTCTTAATGGTTCACTAAGAATATCATGCTCAAGTTCAAGCTTTTTAGCAAATCTTTTAGACACAAATGAATGTGTGGCTCCACAATCAAACACAGCATATGCAGGCATTTTATTGAGTAAGATGGTACCTGCCACCACTTCGTTGGTGTTATCGGCTTCCTCTAGGGTTATAGCATAAACCCGAGCATTGGTCTTGTTTTCATGTTGTTTGCTGGGCCCCGCCCCTTTGTCCTTATTGTCTGGACAGTCCTTAATTCTATGACCCACTTTTCCACACTTAAAACAAGCACATGTCTTCCGATAACATTCTCCAACGTGCTTTCGTCGACATGTATCGCACCACTTTCCTTCGGTGTTGCCAGCACTGTTAAAATTTCCTCTTGGGGGTCCACTTGAATGATTCGGCTTCTTAAATTTGGGACCATTTTGAGTAGTTTGGTTGACCAATGGTCTCTTACTCCTGTTTTCATCTTCTCGGCGCTTAATATCTGTTTCCGCACTCATTGCCGCGCCCATCAAGTCCGTAAAGTTGTTTGGTTTGAACACCGCCAAAACCTATTGAATCCGGCTGTTCAGTCTTCTTTTAAAACGATGCATCTTCAAGGTTTCATCGGACATAATTTTTGGGAGGTAGGTTCCCAGATCATTAAACCTTGAGGTATATTCAGTACTGTCATATCCGGTGTCTGCTTGAAAGTTTCAAATTCATTCAGCTTCTGCAGACGGAATTCGGCTGGATAGTATTGTTTCAGaaattctctcttaaaaatCTGCCATGTGATATCTTCCACTTCGGCTAGAGATGGTGACACGGTTTCCCACCATTTTCGTGCTCTGTCCTCCAGaaacggtgttacaacctcTACTCTCAATTCTCAGGCACTTCAAGTAGGTGTAATTGCGATTCGACATTTttgagccagttgtggctgacttctgggtctgggttcccatcgaaagttggaactcgatttCTTTGGAGGGATTCATAATGGTATTTAATTCCACGCGGTTGTGGTTCTTGAGGTGGTTGGATggcgttagccaatgggttCACGAACCCTTGCAATGTTGCAGCCACAATAAtagctattgccatcatatcttcttgactgagatttactctcggtggtggtggtgggttttcatcttggttggcgccatgagggttacggttgtttcagggtggtctgcctgccatttcctataaacatgtattttattaatttgtttgccacaatatttaattaaagaaataatttcattaaattgtaaaGATTTTTCATACAACCAAtcttttcaaaacaaatgattaaccaaatatttctagatacaatcgaagtctatTCTAGAACTCTCTCTCTCTACTCGTCTATTACTTCTCCGTCCCCTActgcttcattaatttcttCTTCCACAGGGTTTTCTTCCAGTTGCTCCAtgagttcttccatattgacCATCTCATTTTGTAGATGCTCGATGTAATTCTGCAAttgtgtgttgtggtgatcGAGGTTGTTTACTTGGTcctgtagttcttgtattgttgattgacttactttttcatcgatttcttgctcCCCGATTCGTTCTTCAAGACGACGTTGCGTTTTGAGGAGACTATTACCCCGGATTTCGAGCGTAAAAATTCTATTTTgcgctttcttcaactcttgcttGGTGATCTCGTGTTGACGCTCCGACTCTAGATGATAAGCAGGCAAAACGTCTAACGTCTTCGcgtagtttcttctcttccactctggcctcacgaagatcctccatcatgcacACGTTATTCCCATCCAACTGGTAGTTATCTCTttcgagtttttcatttttttcttttagtgttttaatttctgactccttttcctgaagttgtttctgaagtttatttataatgctttgaaagtccatgttggtttcctataagataaaaacatttaaataagatactcatccatttttaaatattcaataatagaaagtttcaaaataGCCTGGTacacataatattttcttagtcacaagtttactacaatcaagatactttattataatgctaatctaatcgAACATCTCTCCGCCGTCGCTGTCACTGGCGCTGTCGTCTTCCGACCACTTCCATCGGTGCtacctcctcttcctccatgttctctATCACCAAATGTAGGTTGTTGTTTTGCTCTTGAAGTCTGTCCATAGTGCCGTGAAGCTTCGAAATATACCGGTCCTGTTTGGCGTTGAACTCCTCTTGGCGCTGACAGGCCTGCATAGCACGTCCTCGTTCTATCTCTACTCTCTCCAGTAAATCCTTGTTAAGTGCAACTAAGCGCGTGATGCGAACGGAATCGGTCGGTATTTGCAGCAGCTGGCCCTCCACCAAGTCCAGATGATGAGTCAATCGCTGTACGTCGGTCTCCAGTATGTGCCTAATTTCACTAAGCTCCTGTTTTCCAATTTCTCCCTAGCCAGTTGCGCCTTCAGAGTCGCAATCTCCCTAGCTTGATTATCTATGGTAAGCTGACGCATACGAAGAGCAGCCTGAGCGCGagtacgtggagcagccatttcctaggataagATAGAAGTAAAGCATCAGAATCGTATAAAGGATAGGAAGGCACAAAAatagaaacaaagttgtcgtggaaaGTTTTCGCTACTAAGGATTTTCGGAACAATTGAAGGGCTAGATTTTCGAATTCCTCAAGGAAAATTTTTGGAAAGAATGAATGTTGGATTTAGATAGGATTGCACTAGgattttgccaaaatttgacttcgtcaaattttgtctgtcaaaatcccagcgggattatgaacctggcggctttgataccactaaaa contains the following coding sequences:
- the LOC142504910 gene encoding uncharacterized protein LOC142504910 codes for the protein MSAETDIKRREDENRSKRPLVNQTTQNGPKFKKPNHSSGPPRGNFNSAGNTEGKWCDTCRRKHVGECYRKTCACFKCGKVGHRIKDCPDNKDKGAGPSKQHENKTNARVYAITLEEADNTNEVVAGTILLNKMPAYAVFDCGATHSFVSKRFAKKLELEHDILSEPLRVATPVSKTIETHKAIKGGEEIYLAMIDEIKVEEVPKLEDIPIVQEFPDVFPEELPGEIPDREDEIWTLRIHSNAFWPHKCTCSIHGPDESGIQTIPLQVGGCLHR